The following are from one region of the Numenius arquata chromosome 23, bNumArq3.hap1.1, whole genome shotgun sequence genome:
- the KCNH4 gene encoding voltage-gated delayed rectifier potassium channel KCNH4: MPVMKGLLAPQNTFLDTIATRFDGTHSNFILANAQVHRGFPIVYCSDGFCDLTGFARTEVMQKNCSCRFLYGAETSEPVLQRIEKVLDGRQEYQTEVCFYKKGGTAFWCLLDIMPIKNEKGEVVLFLFSFKDITESRGRSHLGDKKEEKQRSKKPSSSHLRVAQRQGRTVLHRLGSQFARRDRGGEMKINRNVFENKPSIPEYKVASVQKSRFILLHYSIFKALWDWLILLATFYVAITVPYNVCFTGTEDSLSAARSTIVSDIAVEMLFILDIILNFRTTYVSQSGQVVYDPRSICIHYVATWFFVDLIAALPFDLLYVFNVTVTSLVHLLKTVRLLRLLRLLQKLDRYSQYSAMVLTLLMSMFALLAHWMACIWYVIGRKEMESNDPQTWEIGWLHELGKRLEAPYINNSVGGPSIRSAYIASLYFTLSSLTSVGFGNVCANTDAEKIFSICTMLIGALMHAVVFGNVTAIIQRMYSRRSLYHTRMKDLKDFIRVHRLPQQLKQRMLEYFQTTWSVNNGIDANELLHDFPDELRADVAMHLNKDILQLPIFETASRGCLRSLSLHIKTSFCAPGEYLLRQGDALQANYFVCSGSLEVLKDNVVLAILGKGDLIGADLCSTDRVIKTNADVKALTYCDLQYIGLRGLCEVLQLYPEYASKFSADIHQDLTFNLREGSEMEGLCRYSRSPRLSQAPQPRPESGATPEKPLPSILEDEEEPDEVFQPSPAAVTRRKLLLPQLSSPGRRGSLSSLLGDELCQISALRRNCRSPAHCSRGRSPSPQCRRDTRLPEQEGVTGRRPAKLLIPSLHAYGPPDLSPRVVDGIEDNGETSEPQTFSFDVDAPLQSAARGSPTASTPGARAGGLRSWGSPPPPAVSSLAGTEAGGPALAMEAEEIKQNIRRLNQEITHLNQEVSHLGRELQSMMELLQGRLGAPPPPRPPPPPSPPPAPPRSRTPPPASPPPQRCPLRSRSAHAAAGPWGPCPPRGDTPGPDPRPAPGSPPRSLPPRSARSFPGCSAGGRPRAHPQPRSSSASSH, encoded by the exons ATGCCGGTGATGAAGGGGCTGCTGGCGCCGCAGAACACCTTCCTGGACACCATCGCCACCCGCTTCGATGGCACAC ACAGCAACTTCATCCTGGCCAACGCGCAGGTTCACCGCGGCTTCCCCATTGTCTACTGCTCCGACGGCTTCTGCGACCTCACCGGCTTTGCCCGCACCGAGGTCATGCAGAAAAACTGCAGCTGCCGCTTCCTCTATGGGGCCGAGACCAGTGAGCCCGTCCTGCAGCGCATCGAGAAGGTGCTGGACGGCAGGCAGGAGTACCAGACCGAGGTCTGCTTCTACAAGAAGGGTG GAACTGCCTTCTGGTGCCTGCTGGACATCATGCCCATCAAAAACGAGAAGGGGGAGGTGgtgctcttcctcttctccttcaagGACATCACAGAGAGCCGGGGCAGGAGCCACCTGGGTGACAAGAAGGAAG agaagcagaggagcaagaagccCAGCAGCTCGCACCTGCGGGTGGCGCAGAGGCAGGGCCGGACGGTGCTGCACCGGCTCGGCAGCCAGTTTGCCCGGAGGGACCGTGGCGGCGAGATGAAAATCAACCGC AATGTGTTTGAGAACAAGCCGTCCATCCCCGAGTACAAAGTGGCCTCGGTGCAGAAGTCCCGCTTCATCCTGCTCCACTACAGCATCTTCAAGGCCCTCTGGGACTGGCTGATCCTGTTGGCCACCTTCTACGTGGCCATCACTGTCCCCTACAACGTCTGCTTCACGGGGACAGAGGACAGCCTCTCGGCCGCCCGCAGCACCATCGTCAGCGACATCGCCGTGGAGATGCTCTTCATCCTGG ATATCATCCTGAATTTCCGGACGACGTATGTGAGCCAGTCGGGCCAGGTGGTGTACGACCCCCGCTCCATCTGCATCCACTACGTGGCCACCTGGTTCTTCGTGGATCTGATCGCTGCTCTGCCCTTCGATCTACTCTACGTCTTCAACGTGACTGTG ACCTCGCTGGTTCACCTGCTGAAGACGGTGcggctgctgcggctgctgcggctgctgcagAAGCTGGACCGGTACTCGCAGTACAGCGCCATGGTGCTCACCCTGCTCATGTCCATGTTCGCGCTGCTGGCCCACTGGATGGCCTGCATCTGGTACGTCATCGGCCGCAAGGAGATGGAGAGCAACGACCCCCAGACCTGGGAGATCG GCTGGCTGCACGAGCTGGGCAAGAGGCTGGAGGCTCCCTACATCAACAACTCGGTGGGGGGCCCCTCCATCCGCAGCGCCTACATCGCCTCCCTCTACTTCACCCTCAGCAGCCTGACCAGCGTGGGCTTCGGCAACGTCTGTGCCAACACCGACGCCGAGAAGATCTTCTCCATCTGCACCATGCTCATCGGGG CGCTGATGCACGCCGTCGTCTTCGGCAATGTCACCGCCATCATCCAGCGCATGTACTCTCGCCGCTCTCTCTACCACACTCGCATGAAGGACCTCAAGGACTTCATCCGCGTCCAccgcctgccccagcagctcaAGCAGAGGATGCTGGAGTACTTCCAGACCACCTGGTCGGTCAACAACGGCATCGACGCCAACGAG CTGCTGCACGACTTCCCTGACGAGCTGCGGGCGGACGTGGCCATGCACCTCAACAAGGACATCCTGCAGCTGCCAATCTTCGAGACTGCCAGCCGGGGCTGCCTgcgctccctctccctccacatcAAGACCTCGTTCTGCGCTCCGGGGGAGTACCTGCTGCGCCAGGGCGACGCGCTGCAGGCCAACTACTTCGTCTGCTCCGGCTCCCTCGAGGTGCTGAAGGACAACGTGGTCCTGGCCATCCTGG gcaaAGGGGATTTGATCGGAGCCGACCTGTGCAGCACGGACCGGGTGATCAAGACCAACGCGGACGTGAAGGCGCTGACCTACTGCGACCTGCAGTACATCGGGCTGCGGGGGCTCTGCGAGGTGCTGCAGCTCTACCCCGAGTACGCCAGCAAGTTCTCGGCAGACATCCACCAGGACCTGACCTTCAACCTGCGGGAGGGCAGCGAGATGGAG GGGCTCTGCCGCTACTCCCGGTCCCCACGGCTGTCGCAGGCACCCCAG CCTCGTCCAGAGAGCGGTGCCACCCCGGAGAAGccccttccctccatcctggAGGACGAGGAGGAGCCCGACGAGGTCTTCCAGCCCTCGCCCGCCGCTGTCACCCGCCGcaagctgctgctgccccagctgaGCAGCCCGGGGCGCCGCGGCTCCCTGAGCAGCCTCCTGGGCGATGAGTTGTGCCAGATCTCAGCCCTGCGGCGCAACTGCCGCTCCCCGGCCCACTGCAGCCGGGGCCGCAGCCCCTCTCCGCAGTGCCGGAGGGACACCCGGCTCCCAGAGCAGGAGGGCGTCACGGGCAGGAGACCGGCCAAGCTCCTCATCCCCTCCCTGCACGCCTACGGCCCCCCAGACCTCAGCCCCAG AGTTGTGGACGGGATTGAAGACAACGGGGAGACATCAGAGCCACAAACCTTCTCCTTCGATGTGGACGCCCCACTGCAGAGCGCGGCGAGGGGGTCCCCCACAGCCAGTACCCCCGGGGcgcgggctggggggctgcggagCTGGGGGAGCCCTCCGCCACCGGCCGTGTCCTCCCTGGCAGGGACCGAGGCGGGCGGCCCAGCCCTGGCCATGGAGGCGGAGGAGATAAAGCAGAACATCAGGAGGCTCAACCAGGAG ATCACCCACCTCAACCAGGAGGTTTCCCACCTCGGCCGGGAGCTGCAGAGCATGATGGAGCTGCTCCAGGGCCGCCTgggcgccccgccgcccccccggcccccgccgcccccctcgcccccgcccgcgcccccccgctcccgcacccccccccccgccagccccccgccCCAGCGCTGCCCGCTCCGCAGCCGCTCGGCCcacgccgccgccggcccctGGGGACCCTGCCCGCCGCGGGGGGACACCCCCggccccgacccccgcccggccccgggctcgCCGCCCCGCTCgctgccgccccgctccgcccgttCCTTCCCCGGCTGctccgccggcggccgcccccgcgcccacccccagccccgctccagctCCGCCAGCTCCCACTGA
- the HCRT gene encoding hypocretin neuropeptide precursor, translated as MEVPSAKLPRAAGLLLLLLLLLGSVAAARQSPPECCRQKTCSCRVYDLLHGMGNHAAGILTLGKRKSVPPAFQSRLYRLLHGSGNHAAGILTMGKRGEPPGTACHGASGCPGGADPPPTPALRGAAAGPRECQGHSGKDLTKSQAQGAAKSFY; from the exons ATGGAGGTGCCCAGCGCCAAG CTCCCGCGGGCTGCGggcctcctgctcctgctcctgctcctgctgggctcCGTGGCCGCCGCGCGGCAGAGCCCGCCCGAGTGCTGCCGGCAGAAGACCTGCTCCTGCCGCGTCTACGACCTCCTGCACGGCATGGGCAACCACGCCGCCGGCATCCTCACGCTGGGCAAGAGGAAGAGCGTCCCGCCGGCCTTCCAGAGCCGGCTCTACCGCCTGCTGCACGGCTCCGGCAACCACGCCGCGGGCATCCTCACCATGGGCAAGCGTGGGGAGCCCCCCGGCACCGCCTGCCACGGCGCCTCGGGCTGCCCCGGGGGCGCGGACCCCCCGCCCACGCCGGCGCTGCGGGGCGCGGCCGCCGGCCCCAGGGAGTGCCAGGGACACTCGGGGAAGGACCTGACCAAGAGCCAGGCACAGGGAGCTGCCAAGAGCTTTTACTGA
- the LOC141474672 gene encoding inactive phospholipase C-like protein 2 codes for MAEGSRGAPPPGSPRPAAPLPNGPRGGGGGGSPGSGSGSSSREDSAERSPAPAAPRASIMKDGSRQRPPQKKKTVSFSTMPNDRKINSTAACISFMLEGCELKKVRSNSRMYSRFFVLDADMRSVRWEPSKKDSEKAKIEIKSVKEVRVGKKTPILRSNGLSDQFPDECAFSIIYGDNYESLDLVASSADVVSAWVMGLRYLVSYGKHTPEAPGTSHPSLRTSWISSVFDLADLEKSGHIPVSRAVQLIKALNPGMKTSTIELKFKELQKASERPSTEVACDLFVEAYCELCTRPEIFFLLVQFSSNKEYLGLKDLLMFLEVEQGMEGVTEEKCLEIVSKYEPSKEGREKGYLAIDGFTRYLLSADCSIFDPQHRKVCQDMAQPLSHYYISSAHSACLLEDNFWGRSDISGYISALGLGCRSIELVLWDGPEGEPVVYTSPSAASCMPFRAVVGLIDQHAFTASAYPLILCLVVRCSAPQQRLAAQCLRKTLGEKLYLEPPNPAASYLPSPEQLKGRILIKGKKLPPGCEDSEGEVSDEEEGWELARRLGQEDREAPEGGGPRRVRLSRELSELVSLCQAVPFQDFESSRRGQRYWEMCSFSEVEAGRFANECPAELVSYNKRFLSRVYPSPMRIDASNMNPQDFWKCGCQMVAMNYQTPGLMMDLNAGWFRQNGACGYVLRPAIMREEVSYFSANAKDSLPGVPAQLLHLKVISGQNLPKPKGSGAKGEVVEPYVCAEIHGIPADCAEHRTKTAMQSGDNPVFDESLEFQINLPELAVLRFVVLDDDYIGDEFIAQYTIPFECLQPGYRHVPLQSLAGEPLPHATLFVHVAITDRRGGGKGHRRGLAGRRGRRVREYTSTKATGIKAIDEVFRTATQPLREATDLRENVQNALVSFKELCGLTPAANMKQCILTVATWLLHSDSAPSVTLNLAEQYPPMEAKGPIPDLLRKVLTAYETMIQTSRTLIESADAVYGKLIQAQQAGMDFHKELPRIEAKEGLRGRKLQKALESFAWNITVLKGQADLLKHAKAEALDNLWQIHNAGQSCGIGRNGSASPEPSRLRAPLEPIPETEGGGDAASC; via the exons ATGGCGGAGGGGTCCCGgggcgccccgccgccgggctcgccccgccccgccgccccgctgcccaacgggccccgcggcggcggcggcggcggcagccccggTTCGGGCTCGGGCAGCAGCAGCCGTGAGGACTCGGCGGAGCggagccccgcgcccgccgcgccccgggcCAGCATCATGAAG GATGGCTCCCGGCAGCGCCcaccacagaaaaagaagacagTGTCCTTCAGCACTATGCCCAACGACCGCAAGATCAACAGCACGGCCGCCTGCATCTCCTTCATGCTGGAGGGCTGCGAGCTGAAGAAGGTGCGCTCCAACTCCCGCATGTACAGCCGCTTCTTTGTGCTGGATGCTGACATGCGCTCTGTGCGCTGGGAGCCCTCCAAGAAGGACTCAGAGAAGGCCAAGATTGAGATCAAGTCGGTCAAAGAGGTGCGTGTGGGCAAGAAGACACCCATCCTGCGCAGCAATGGCCTCTCCGACCAGTTCCCAGATGAGTGCGCCTTCTCCATCATTTACGGAGACAACTACGAGTCCCTGGACCTGGTGGCCAGCTCAGCTGATGTGGTGAGCGCCTGGGTGATGGGGCTCCGGTACTTGGTGTCCTATGGGAAGCACACCCCTGAAGCGCCCGGGACCAGCCACCCCAGCCTCCGGACTTCCTGGATCTCCTCTGTCTTTGACCTTGCCGACCTGGAGAAGTCTggccacatccctgtgtcccgGGCTGTGCAGCTGATCAAAGCGCTCAACCCAGGCATGAAGACCTCCACCATTGAGCTGAAGTTCAAGGAGCTGCAGAAGGCCAGTGAGCGTCCCAGCACGGAGGTGGCCTGTGACCTCTTCGTGGAGGCGTACTGCGAGCTCTGCACCCGCCCTGAGATCTTCTTCCTTCTGGTGCAGTTCTCCAGCAACAAGGAGTACCTGGGTCTGAAGGACCTGCTGATGTTCCTGGAGGTGGAGCAGGGCATGGAGGGGGTGACGGAGGAGAAGTGCTTGGAGATTGTCAGCAAGTACGAGCCCTCCAAGGAGGGCCGGGAGAAGGGCTACCTGGCCATCGATGGCTTCACGCGCTACCTGCTCTCCGCTGACTGCTCCATCTTTGACCCGCAGCACCGCAAGGTGTGCCAGGACATGGCGCAGCCCCTCTCCCACTACTATATCAGCTCTGCCCACAGCGCCTGCCTGCTGGAGGACAACTTCTGGGGCCGCTCGGACATCAGTGGCTACATCAGCGCCCTGGGCCTGGGCTGCCGCAGCATCGAGCTGGTGCTGTGGGACGGCCCCGAGGGCGAGCCCGTGGTCTACACCAGCCCCTCGGCCGCCTCCTGCATGCCCTTCCGTGCTGTGGTGGGGTTGATCGACCAGCACGCCTTCACCGCCTCCGCCTACCCCCTCATCCTCTGCCTGGTGGTACGCTGCTCGGCCCCCCAGCAGCGCCTCGCCGCCCAGTGCCTGCGCAAGACACTGGGGGAGAAGCTGTACCTGGAGCCCCCCAACCCTGCCGCCTCCTACCTGCCCTCCCCGGAGCAGCTCAAGGGCCGCATCCTCATCAAGGGCAAGAAGCTGCCCCCCGGCTGCGAGGACAGCGAGGGGGAGGTGTCGGATGAGGAGGAAGGCTGGGAGCTGGCGCGACGGCTGGGCCAGGAGGACCGGGAGGCGCCAGAGGGAGGTGGCCCACGGCGGGTGCGCCTCAGCCGGGAGCTCTCGGAGCTGGTGAGCCTCTGCCAGGCCGTCCCCTTCCAGGACTTTGAGAGCTCGCGGCGCGGGCAGCGCTACTGGGAGATGTGCTCCTTCAGCGAGGTGGAGGCGGGACGCTTTGCCAACGAGTGCCCAGCCGAGCTGGTGAGCTACAACAAGCGGTTCCTCTCCCGCGTCTACCCCAGCCCCATGCGCATCGACGCCAGCAACATGAACCCCCAGGACTTCTGGAAGTGCGGCTGCCAGATGGTGGCCATGAACTACCAGACGCCGGGGCTCATGATGGACCTGAATGCGGGCTGGTTCCGGCAGAACGGGGCCTGTGGTTACGTCCTCCGCCCCGCCATCATGCGGGAGGAGGTCTCCTACTTCAGTGCCAACGCCAAGGACTCCTTGCCTGGGGTGCCTGCACAGCTCCTGCACCTCAAGGTCATCAGTGGGCAGAACCTGCCCAAGCCCAAGGGCTCGGGGGCCaagggggaggtggtggagccctACGTCTGCGCCGAGATCCATGGCATCCCAGCCGACTGCGCCGAGCACCGCACGAAGACGGCCATGCAGAGTGGGGACAACCCTGTCTTTGACGAGAGCCTGGAGTTCCAGATCAACCTGCCGGAGCTGGCTGTCCTGCGCTTCGTCGTGCTGGACGATGACTACATCGGGGATGAGTTCATCGCCCAGTACACCATCCCCTTCGAGTGCCTGCAGCCTGGCTACCGCCACGTCCCCCTCCAGTCCCTGGCTGGGGAGCCCTTGCCCCACGCCACCCTCTTTGTGCACGTGGCCATCACTGACCGCCGCGGCGGGGGGAAGGGACACCGCCGGGGGCTGGCGGGGCGCCGGGGCCGCCGGGTGAGGGAGTATACCTCCACCAAGGCCACTGGCATCAAGGCCATTGACGAGGTCTTCCGGACGGCCACCCAGCCACTGCGGGAGGCCACCGACCTGCGGGAGAATGTGCAG AACGCACTGGTCTCCTTCAAGGAGCTGTGTGGCCTGACACCCGCCGCCAACATGAAGCAGTGCATCCTGACGGTGGCCACGTGGCTGCTGCACAGTGACAGCGCGCCTAGTGTCACCCTCAACCTGGCAGAGCAGTACCCCCCCATGGAGGCCAAGGGCCCCATCCCGGACCTGCTGCGCAAGGTCCTCACTGCCTACGAGACG ATGATCCAGACCAGCCGGACGCTGATCGAGTCCGCCGACGCGGTGTACGGGAAGCTCATCCAGGCGCAGCAGGCAG GGATGGATTTCCACAAGGAGCTGCCCCGCATCGAGGCCAaggaggggctgcggggccgcAAGCTGCAGAAGGCGCTGGAGAGCTTCGCCTGGAACATCACCGTCCTGAAG GGCCAGGCCGACCTCCTGAAGCACGCCAAGGCGGAGGCGCTGGACAACCTGTGGCAGATCCACAACGCGGGGCAGTCCTGCGGCATCGGCAGGAACGGCTCGGCCTCGCCGGAGCCCTCCCGGCTGCGCGCCCCGCTGGAGCCCATCCCGGAGACGGAAGGAGGCGGCGACGCGGCGTCCTGCTGA